In the genome of Streptomyces pactum, one region contains:
- a CDS encoding LuxR C-terminal-related transcriptional regulator, whose product MTENGPTAAGEPLAGPAGDEAGADRRVRVVLVDDHRMFRTGVQAEIGDTGRTGVEVVGEADDVDQAVSVISATRPEVVLLDVHLPGGGGVEVLRRCAPLLGDPENPVRFLALSVSDAAEDVIGVIRGGARGYVTKNITGVDLIDAIFRVRDGDAVFSPRLAGFVLDAFASTDAPPIDEDLDRLTQREREVLRLIARGYSYKEIAKQLFISVKTVESHVSAVLRKLQLSNRHELTRWATARRLV is encoded by the coding sequence ATGACGGAGAACGGGCCCACGGCGGCCGGCGAGCCGCTCGCCGGGCCGGCCGGGGACGAGGCGGGGGCGGACCGTCGGGTGCGGGTGGTCCTCGTGGACGACCACCGGATGTTCCGTACCGGCGTCCAGGCCGAGATCGGTGACACCGGCCGCACCGGTGTGGAGGTCGTGGGGGAGGCGGACGACGTCGATCAGGCCGTCAGCGTCATCAGCGCAACCCGGCCGGAGGTGGTCCTGCTGGACGTGCACCTCCCGGGCGGCGGTGGCGTCGAGGTGCTGCGCCGCTGCGCCCCGCTGCTGGGGGACCCGGAGAACCCGGTGCGCTTCCTGGCGCTGTCGGTCTCCGACGCGGCCGAGGACGTCATCGGGGTCATCCGGGGCGGCGCGCGGGGCTACGTCACCAAGAACATCACCGGGGTCGACCTGATAGACGCCATCTTCCGGGTGCGGGACGGGGACGCGGTCTTCTCCCCCCGCCTGGCCGGCTTCGTCCTGGACGCCTTCGCCTCCACCGATGCCCCGCCGATCGACGAGGACCTGGACCGGCTCACCCAGCGTGAGCGGGAGGTGCTGCGGCTGATAGCGCGTGGCTACTCCTACAAGGAGATCGCCAAGCAGCTGTTCATCTCGGTGAAGACGGTCGAGAGCCATGTCTCTGCGGTGCTGCGCAAGCTCCAGCTCTCCAACCGCCATGAGCTGACCCGCTGGGCCACCGCCCGCCGCCTGGTCTGA
- a CDS encoding NUDIX hydrolase, giving the protein MENGPAEPGAPGEAKVAAGGGTGGAGAAGGGIRTRVSAYALITGTTPGDGADGDGGAEDHSGAPDGILLTRLSHASPIFAPGLWHPPGGGIDPGEQPVEALARELDEETGLTLLSARLLTARAYTATRLGISWHLVALFYAVEAAPGPLRVTEADGSTADVAWLALDELRDEAVRRERLSPAAVDGLRLLEEAAGGEGPRG; this is encoded by the coding sequence GTGGAGAACGGACCGGCCGAGCCGGGTGCGCCCGGGGAAGCGAAGGTGGCCGCCGGCGGCGGTACCGGGGGAGCCGGTGCCGCCGGGGGCGGCATACGGACCCGGGTCTCCGCCTACGCGCTGATCACCGGCACCACCCCGGGCGACGGGGCGGACGGGGACGGAGGGGCGGAGGACCACAGCGGAGCGCCGGACGGCATCCTGCTGACCCGGCTCTCCCACGCCTCACCGATCTTCGCGCCCGGCCTGTGGCACCCGCCGGGCGGCGGCATCGACCCCGGTGAGCAGCCGGTGGAAGCCCTCGCCCGTGAGCTGGACGAGGAGACCGGGCTGACGCTGCTGAGCGCCCGGCTGCTCACGGCCCGCGCGTACACGGCCACCCGGCTCGGCATCAGCTGGCACCTGGTCGCGCTGTTCTACGCGGTCGAGGCGGCACCGGGGCCGCTGCGGGTCACGGAGGCGGACGGTTCCACCGCCGATGTGGCCTGGCTGGCGCTGGACGAGCTGCGCGACGAGGCGGTGCGCCGGGAGAGGCTGTCCCCGGCGGCGGTGGACGGCCTGCGGCTGCTGGAGGAGGCGGCGGGCGGCGAAGGGCCGCGGGGCTGA